The following coding sequences lie in one Acidobacteriota bacterium genomic window:
- a CDS encoding sigma-54-dependent Fis family transcriptional regulator: MAPTACPPVGTSPAHEVDALVGRNPRIQRIKELIGIVSPAMSAVLVTGESGTGKHLVAEAIHAGSSRANGPLVRVNCSAFRGEALESELFGHEVGAYAGATRARAGALRRAHGGTLVLEEVAGLPIPTQVKLLRAIQEREVQPVGADGAHKVDVRLISTTRCDLSEEVREGRFREDLFFRLNVIPIVLPPLRERPDDIPLLAERFARRVAEGCGRRFRGFTDRALSAMERYDWPGNVRELENACERAVVLADGELVDLHDLPPEIRGAKPCLDGSYRLNTVRLSEVEEIVIRRVLTRTGWNIKRSAELLGITRATLYSKIKKLGLASPRGPSR; encoded by the coding sequence ATGGCGCCCACCGCCTGCCCCCCCGTCGGCACCTCTCCGGCGCACGAAGTCGATGCGCTGGTGGGGCGCAACCCCCGCATCCAGCGGATCAAGGAGCTGATCGGGATCGTTTCGCCGGCGATGAGCGCCGTCCTCGTCACGGGGGAGTCGGGCACCGGAAAGCACCTGGTCGCGGAGGCGATCCATGCCGGCAGCTCCCGCGCGAACGGACCGCTGGTCCGGGTGAACTGCAGCGCGTTTCGGGGCGAAGCCCTGGAAAGCGAGCTCTTCGGGCACGAGGTGGGGGCCTACGCGGGCGCCACCCGCGCCCGGGCCGGGGCGCTGCGGAGGGCGCACGGGGGCACGCTCGTCCTGGAGGAGGTGGCCGGCCTTCCCATCCCGACCCAGGTCAAGCTGCTCCGCGCCATCCAGGAGCGGGAGGTCCAGCCGGTCGGTGCCGATGGCGCGCACAAGGTGGACGTCCGGCTGATCTCCACGACGCGGTGCGACTTGAGCGAGGAGGTCCGCGAGGGGCGGTTCCGCGAGGATCTGTTCTTCCGGCTCAACGTGATCCCGATCGTCTTGCCGCCCCTGCGCGAGCGCCCCGACGACATCCCGCTGCTCGCCGAGCGGTTCGCCCGGCGCGTCGCGGAGGGATGCGGCCGCCGCTTCCGCGGCTTCACCGACCGCGCCCTTTCGGCGATGGAGCGGTACGACTGGCCGGGCAACGTTCGCGAGCTGGAGAACGCGTGCGAGCGCGCCGTGGTGCTCGCCGACGGCGAGCTCGTCGACCTGCACGACCTCCCGCCGGAGATCCGCGGCGCCAAGCCGTGCCTCGACGGTTCCTACCGGCTGAACACCGTCCGATTGTCGGAGGTGGAGGAGATCGTCATCCGCCGCGTCCTGACGAGGACCGGGTGGAACATCAAGCGGTCGGCCGAGCTTCTCGGCATCACTCGCGCCACCCTCTACTCGAAGATCAAGAAGCTCGGCCTGGCGTCGCCCCGCGGGCCGTCCCGGTGA